A DNA window from Arachis hypogaea cultivar Tifrunner chromosome 18, arahy.Tifrunner.gnm2.J5K5, whole genome shotgun sequence contains the following coding sequences:
- the LOC140181424 gene encoding uncharacterized protein yields the protein MIVLTVALSGIAALLLPGGRTAHSRFAIPLMVHEDSVCNIKQNSELVELLKQTKLIIWDEASMVHRYSVEAVDKSLRDIMSSTDNNNANLPFGGKVVGFGGDFRQILPVIPGGGRTEIVNASICSSYIWDYCSI from the coding sequence ATGATTGTTCTTACTGTTGCATTGAGTGGAATTGCTGCTTTGCTACTACCTGGAGGTAGAACAGCTCATTCTAGGTTTGCTATACCATTAATGGTGCATGAGGATTCTGTATGTAATATCAAACAAAATAGTGAACTAGTTGAGttgttaaagcaaacaaagcttATCATATGGGATGAAGCGTCTATGGTTCACAGATATAGTGTTGAGGCAGTTGATAAAAGTTTAAGAGACATTATGTCATCTACAGATAATAATAATGCTAATTTGCCTTTTGGTGGGAAGGTAGTGGGTTTTGGTGGAGATTTTAGACAAATTCTTCCTGTCATTCCTGGAGGTGGCAGGACAGAAATTGTTAATGCAAGCATATGTTCCTCTTACATATGGGACTATTGTAGTATTTGA